One window of Campylobacter sp. RM12651 genomic DNA carries:
- a CDS encoding SDR family NAD(P)-dependent oxidoreductase codes for MKTAFVTGASSGFGKAIAKRLLKNNYKVVVLARRKEKLLEFENEFKNNVYIAEADVRDINALKNVVNNLPNDFNKIDVLVNSAGLALGLGEFYKLDLADIETMVDTNIKGLLYVTHLILPRMLENGGHIFNFGSVAANNPYFGGNVYAGTKAFVGQFSHALRNDVRKNNIKITDIAPGLCKTEFSEVRFKGDKIAADKVYENTKYLDAEDIADAVISIINLKDHVNINRIELMPVTQTWAGFHIQKDNE; via the coding sequence ATGAAAACAGCGTTTGTAACAGGTGCTAGTAGTGGTTTTGGAAAAGCGATTGCTAAAAGACTTTTAAAGAATAATTATAAAGTAGTAGTTCTTGCAAGACGCAAGGAAAAATTATTAGAATTTGAAAATGAATTTAAAAATAATGTATATATAGCAGAAGCTGATGTAAGAGATATAAATGCTTTAAAAAATGTTGTAAATAATTTACCTAATGATTTTAATAAAATTGATGTTTTAGTTAATTCAGCAGGATTAGCATTGGGTTTAGGAGAGTTTTATAAATTAGATTTAGCAGATATTGAAACTATGGTTGATACTAATATAAAAGGGCTTTTATATGTAACTCATTTGATTTTACCAAGAATGCTTGAAAACGGCGGACACATATTTAATTTTGGTTCAGTTGCTGCTAATAATCCTTATTTTGGTGGTAATGTATATGCAGGAACTAAAGCTTTTGTGGGTCAATTTAGCCACGCATTAAGAAATGATGTAAGAAAAAATAATATAAAAATTACTGATATTGCACCGGGATTATGTAAGACAGAATTTAGCGAAGTGCGTTTTAAAGGCGATAAAATTGCAGCTGATAAAGTTTATGAAAATACAAAATACCTTGATGCAGAAGATATTGCTGATGCAGTTATTAGTATTATTAATTTAAAAGACCATGTAAATATAAATAGAATAGAACTAATGCCTGTTACTCAAACTTGGGCAGGTTTTCACATACAAAAGGATAATGAATGA
- a CDS encoding N-acetylmuramoyl-L-alanine amidase encodes MNKILLLLLSVVLFASSLNEEFVNFDKSFLLSSKTEQLAIHQRLKTIYIKSIISDDIDTKKEVLKRIILSSKTLKLDSSTYQKELQDLGINPNKISFNNINNTDAKKTKDIAKEQKSINTQNTKTQNTKTTTNTLNSKNINSQNKPETKQEEVKKTYITKINKANNTIEISLKGDFDNNIKSIIYNTKELKNKILEFNAALDIGKQNFIDKNYEVSLVQFNPEKVRFVLRSKSDLKLDYKIDNNVLLITIDGNLQEQNKQENTTQIKKSSVEDKKELDNNTKVNNNVKNATTNDKNKQESSINTKLDSNDNAANNIANDKNKKPITITKAVKKDNGVLLTLNNSLSNDDIKTFSYNNNQILEFDAVLNGGRKNYDFKTYSISVLQFNPKKARVVLYSKNTKKIFFNINNNSLEVSTDEISEKFEVGFKKSNLLITLDAGHGGKDVGATAFGRYEKNITLSIVLKLEKALKNKGYKVFLTRKKDVYINLRDRTKMANDKKSDLFISIHANSIGDKTKFDKIYGIETYFLSPARSERSKNAAAIENKSDIEEMNYFSKQTFLNFLNREKIISSNKLAIDIQGGILNNIPKGYLKRDGGVKEAPFWVLVGALMPAVLIEVGYISHPIEGKNIADSAYQDYLVNGIVNGIESYFVKNK; translated from the coding sequence ATGAATAAAATCTTACTATTATTACTAAGCGTTGTTTTGTTTGCTAGTAGTTTAAATGAAGAATTTGTTAATTTTGATAAGAGTTTTTTATTATCTAGCAAAACAGAACAATTAGCAATTCATCAGAGATTAAAAACTATATATATTAAAAGTATAATTTCTGATGATATTGATACCAAAAAAGAAGTTTTAAAAAGAATTATTTTAAGTTCAAAAACATTAAAACTTGACTCATCTACATATCAAAAAGAATTACAAGATTTAGGTATTAATCCTAATAAGATTTCATTTAATAACATAAATAATACTGATGCAAAAAAGACTAAAGATATAGCTAAAGAGCAAAAATCAATTAATACTCAAAATACCAAAACACAAAATACTAAAACTACAACAAATACTTTAAATTCTAAAAATATAAATAGTCAAAATAAGCCAGAAACAAAACAAGAAGAAGTAAAAAAAACTTATATAACTAAAATTAATAAGGCAAATAACACAATAGAAATATCATTAAAAGGAGATTTTGATAATAATATAAAAAGTATTATCTATAATACAAAAGAATTAAAAAATAAAATATTGGAATTTAATGCTGCTTTAGATATAGGAAAACAAAATTTCATAGATAAAAATTATGAAGTAAGTTTGGTTCAATTTAATCCGGAAAAAGTAAGATTTGTATTAAGGTCAAAATCTGATTTGAAATTAGATTATAAGATTGATAATAATGTTTTACTCATTACTATAGATGGTAATTTGCAAGAGCAAAATAAGCAAGAAAATACTACTCAAATAAAAAAATCTTCAGTTGAAGATAAAAAAGAATTAGATAATAATACTAAAGTAAATAATAATGTAAAAAACGCTACTACTAACGATAAAAACAAACAAGAAAGTAGTATAAATACGAAGCTAGATAGTAATGATAATGCTGCAAATAATATTGCAAATGATAAAAACAAAAAACCTATAACAATTACAAAAGCCGTTAAAAAAGATAATGGGGTTTTATTGACTTTAAACAACTCTTTATCAAATGATGATATTAAAACTTTTAGCTATAACAACAATCAAATTTTAGAATTTGACGCAGTTTTAAATGGTGGTAGGAAGAATTATGATTTTAAAACATACTCTATTAGTGTTTTACAATTTAATCCTAAAAAGGCAAGAGTGGTTTTATACTCTAAGAATACTAAAAAAATATTTTTTAATATAAATAATAATTCTTTAGAAGTAAGCACTGATGAGATTAGTGAAAAATTTGAAGTTGGATTTAAAAAATCAAATTTATTAATTACTTTAGACGCAGGTCATGGTGGAAAAGATGTAGGTGCAACTGCTTTTGGCAGATATGAGAAAAACATTACTCTATCAATAGTTCTAAAATTAGAAAAAGCTCTAAAAAACAAAGGGTATAAAGTATTTTTAACAAGAAAAAAAGATGTTTATATAAATCTAAGAGATAGAACTAAAATGGCAAATGATAAAAAAAGTGATTTATTTATAAGTATTCACGCAAATTCTATCGGGGATAAGACAAAATTTGATAAAATATATGGAATTGAGACATATTTTCTCTCTCCAGCTAGAAGCGAAAGAAGTAAAAACGCAGCTGCAATAGAAAATAAAAGTGATATTGAAGAGATGAATTATTTTTCTAAACAAACTTTTTTGAATTTTTTAAATAGAGAAAAAATTATTTCATCTAATAAGTTAGCTATTGATATACAAGGTGGTATTTTAAATAATATACCTAAGGGATATTTAAAGCGAGATGGTGGCGTAAAAGAAGCTCCTTTTTGGGTTTTAGTTGGTGCTTTAATGCCTGCTGTTTTGATTGAAGTTGGCTATATATCACATCCTATTGAAGGTAAAAATATCGCAGATAGTGCTTATCAGGATTATTTGGTAAATGGTATTGTAAATGGAATTGAGAGTTATTTTGTTAAAAACAAATAA
- the murA gene encoding UDP-N-acetylglucosamine 1-carboxyvinyltransferase, translating into MKYLKIEGNAKLSGSVEISGAKNAALPLLAAALLIKGKCTLTNLPLVSDIKTMLRLLENLGATYELNNHSVTIDSSNVFNTKALYDIVRKMRASILVLGPLLSRFKICEVSLPGGCAIGQRPIDMHLSALEKMGANIELVDGYVKASGELVGAKIHFDKISVGATENTILAAVYAKGVTTIINAACEPEIVNLCEFLVKAGVNIKGIGTNTIEITGVTKLNTDFTCEIIPDRIEAGTYLCAGAITKSNIEVKNIIPEHLGALLSKFDEMGIKYETLKNSIKVYSSDYKAANIKTSEYPGFPTDMQAQFMALCLKANGESIIDERLFENRFMHVSELNRMGANIKLNGHIANVKTSNLQGAEVMATDLRASSALILAALAANGTTNIHRIYHLERGYENLCEKLSKLGAKLVELKEEE; encoded by the coding sequence ATGAAATATTTAAAAATAGAAGGTAATGCAAAATTAAGTGGTAGCGTAGAAATTAGTGGAGCTAAAAATGCAGCTTTACCATTACTTGCTGCTGCTTTACTTATTAAAGGAAAATGCACTTTAACAAATCTTCCTTTAGTATCAGATATTAAGACTATGTTAAGATTGCTTGAGAATTTAGGAGCTACATATGAACTAAACAATCATAGCGTTACAATTGATTCAAGTAATGTATTTAATACAAAAGCACTTTATGATATTGTTCGCAAAATGCGTGCTAGCATATTGGTTTTAGGACCTTTGCTTAGTAGATTTAAAATTTGCGAAGTATCTTTACCAGGTGGCTGTGCTATAGGACAACGCCCAATTGATATGCACTTAAGTGCTTTAGAGAAAATGGGTGCTAATATTGAATTAGTTGATGGCTATGTAAAAGCTAGTGGAGAGTTGGTTGGAGCTAAAATACATTTTGATAAAATTTCTGTTGGTGCTACTGAAAATACAATTTTAGCAGCAGTTTATGCTAAAGGTGTAACTACTATAATAAATGCAGCTTGTGAGCCTGAAATCGTTAATTTATGTGAGTTTTTAGTAAAAGCAGGTGTTAATATAAAAGGTATTGGGACAAATACTATTGAAATCACAGGAGTAACCAAATTAAATACTGATTTTACTTGCGAAATTATTCCTGATAGAATTGAAGCAGGAACATATCTTTGTGCAGGTGCTATTACAAAATCAAATATAGAAGTTAAAAATATAATTCCAGAGCATTTAGGTGCATTATTATCAAAATTTGATGAAATGGGAATTAAATACGAAACTTTAAAAAATAGTATTAAAGTATATTCAAGCGATTATAAAGCGGCAAATATCAAAACTAGCGAATATCCAGGCTTTCCTACTGATATGCAAGCTCAATTTATGGCTTTATGTCTTAAGGCAAATGGAGAAAGCATTATTGATGAAAGATTATTTGAAAATCGTTTTATGCATGTAAGTGAGCTAAATCGTATGGGTGCAAATATCAAGCTAAATGGACATATTGCTAATGTTAAGACTTCTAATTTACAAGGTGCTGAAGTGATGGCAACTGATTTAAGAGCTAGTTCGGCATTAATTTTAGCTGCACTTGCTGCAAATGGGACTACTAATATTCATAGAATTTATCATTTAGAGCGTGGATATGAGAATTTGTGTGAGAAATTAAGTAAATTAGGTGCGAAATTAGTTGAATTAAAGGAAGAAGAATGA
- a CDS encoding ankyrin repeat domain-containing protein, whose protein sequence is MKKIVFLLISAFVFSKELSDEKLFKLAETISGRNVECNGHDYFVNLNNYIDELNKAYNDKNIYQNPIKDYDKYYDYFQYWAYQSIGNKRLFDEFNNEINNFCSNNKEHFIKLSSKNYQKSCENFTQRLGMRAFGSINKFIKLDDIYIEFLKIENPEDSIAYLNEISPNYYQLDFLLKIALLAKKDMKIIEFLAKNNTNINSGYESAIFYALDYYEALEYLLENKANVNYVNALGKSAIFYAVEISDIKTIKLLIKYGANLNLQQIDSEEELKTNLPYYISFCSYIHPAKTLVIHAASLANLNTLKLLIENKADYTISDNFGLNALDYAMIYNNKENIEYLKKLGLKEKEQ, encoded by the coding sequence TTGAAAAAGATTGTATTTTTATTAATTAGTGCTTTTGTTTTTTCAAAGGAATTAAGTGATGAAAAGTTATTTAAATTAGCCGAGACAATTAGCGGAAGAAATGTTGAGTGTAACGGACATGATTATTTTGTAAATTTAAATAATTATATAGATGAGCTAAATAAAGCTTATAATGATAAAAATATTTATCAAAATCCTATAAAAGATTATGATAAATATTATGATTATTTTCAATATTGGGCTTATCAAAGCATTGGCAATAAAAGATTATTTGATGAGTTTAATAATGAAATAAATAATTTTTGTAGCAATAACAAGGAGCATTTTATAAAGCTTTCTTCTAAAAATTATCAAAAATCTTGTGAGAATTTTACTCAAAGGCTAGGAATGAGAGCTTTTGGCTCTATTAATAAATTTATTAAGCTTGATGATATTTATATTGAATTTTTAAAGATAGAAAATCCAGAAGATAGCATTGCATATCTTAACGAAATTAGCCCAAATTATTATCAGTTAGATTTTTTATTAAAAATAGCTTTATTAGCTAAAAAAGATATGAAAATAATAGAGTTTTTAGCTAAAAATAATACAAATATTAATTCAGGTTATGAGAGTGCGATTTTTTATGCACTTGATTATTATGAAGCATTAGAATATTTATTAGAAAACAAAGCCAATGTTAATTATGTAAATGCTCTTGGTAAAAGTGCGATTTTTTATGCAGTTGAAATCAGTGATATTAAAACTATAAAATTACTTATAAAATATGGGGCTAATCTTAATTTACAACAAATTGATAGTGAAGAAGAGCTAAAAACAAATCTTCCTTATTATATTTCTTTTTGCTCTTACATTCATCCTGCAAAGACTTTGGTAATACACGCAGCGTCTTTAGCGAATTTAAATACCTTAAAATTGCTTATAGAAAATAAGGCTGATTATACGATAAGCGATAATTTTGGATTAAATGCACTAGATTATGCGATGATTTATAACAATAAAGAAAATATTGAGTATTTAAAAAAATTAGGATTAAAGGAGAAAGAACAATGA
- the tyrS gene encoding tyrosine--tRNA ligase translates to MNLNEIYNDLERGVSEFIDLEKIKNLIKNYYEKGEVFYVKAGFDPTAPDLHLGHSVILNKMRFLQNHGAIVQFLIGDFTAQIGDPTGKSATRKQLSKEEVLKNAKTYEEQVFKILDKEKTELKFNSTWLNALGAVGIVELTSTFSVARMLERDDFTKRFKEQSPISISEFLYPLLQGYDSVALKCDIEMGGTDQKFNLLMGRTLQRTYNTGKEQGIIMLPLLVGLDGVNKMSKSLGNYIGVSEEPNSMYAKLLSISDELMKEYYNLLSFKTTKEINDIFDNIKNNTLHPKVAKENLALEIVERFWGKDLAINAKNEFDNIHSKNEIPSDIAEFNFDEEQWIVKLMQDTNLASSGSEARRAIKANSVSVNGEKISDEQLKISNGEFIIQVGKRKFAKVIIKG, encoded by the coding sequence ATGAATTTGAATGAAATTTATAATGATTTAGAACGCGGTGTATCAGAATTTATTGATTTAGAAAAAATTAAGAATTTGATTAAAAATTACTATGAAAAGGGCGAAGTATTTTATGTAAAAGCTGGGTTTGACCCAACTGCACCTGATTTACATTTAGGTCATAGTGTTATTTTAAACAAAATGAGATTTTTACAAAATCATGGTGCTATAGTTCAATTTTTAATAGGAGATTTCACTGCTCAAATAGGTGATCCAACAGGCAAAAGTGCTACTAGAAAACAATTAAGCAAGGAAGAAGTTTTAAAAAATGCAAAAACTTATGAAGAGCAAGTTTTTAAAATTTTAGATAAAGAAAAAACTGAATTAAAATTTAATTCAACTTGGCTTAATGCTTTAGGAGCAGTTGGCATAGTTGAACTTACATCAACTTTTAGTGTAGCTAGAATGCTTGAGAGAGATGATTTTACGAAAAGATTTAAAGAACAAAGCCCTATATCAATTAGCGAATTTTTATATCCACTTTTACAAGGTTATGATAGCGTTGCATTAAAATGTGATATTGAAATGGGTGGAACTGACCAAAAATTTAATTTATTAATGGGAAGAACATTACAAAGAACTTATAATACAGGTAAAGAACAAGGTATTATAATGTTACCACTTTTAGTAGGTCTTGATGGTGTTAATAAAATGAGTAAGAGTTTGGGTAATTATATCGGAGTTAGTGAAGAACCAAATTCTATGTATGCAAAATTACTTAGTATAAGTGATGAATTAATGAAAGAATATTACAATCTTTTAAGCTTTAAGACGACAAAAGAAATTAATGATATTTTTGACAATATTAAAAACAATACTCTACATCCAAAGGTTGCTAAAGAAAATTTGGCTTTAGAAATAGTTGAGAGATTTTGGGGTAAAGATTTAGCAATTAATGCGAAAAATGAGTTTGATAATATTCATAGTAAAAATGAAATTCCAAGTGATATTGCGGAGTTTAATTTTGATGAAGAACAATGGATTGTAAAACTAATGCAAGATACTAATTTGGCAAGTTCAGGTAGTGAAGCAAGAAGAGCTATAAAAGCTAATTCTGTAAGTGTTAATGGAGAAAAAATTAGCGATGAACAACTAAAAATAAGCAATGGTGAATTTATAATTCAAGTTGGAAAAAGAAAATTTGCAAAAGTAATAATAAAAGGATAA
- the mnmC gene encoding bifunctional tRNA (5-methylaminomethyl-2-thiouridine)(34)-methyltransferase MnmD/FAD-dependent 5-carboxymethylaminomethyl-2-thiouridine(34) oxidoreductase MnmC — protein MKKANWILKNDEIFSLDFDDFYYNIKEPLKERNGIYIDNAFSNAFNKLTILELGFGLGLNFFLSAKRAIDLGIKLHYVAIENYYQSIDDIRYFCNKFGIELNNNFINDYPPCKDGIYRIEFDGVVLDLVFQDVNIALKDLDFLADVVYADGFSPNKNKEMFSKETLKYVKKLLKLTGKLVSYSSNSDFKKSLIELGFEIHDINLGIKRESTLAILKHKDLQDDIEGYFHKNYLEVNNIAIIGGGIAGATIAYELSKLGKTISVFEQSHTLANEGSGNKIGLLTALIQNPSSLLGEFSQFSFWHSSKFYKKLGYNLEGILEHAYTDELRERFKLQKDNPLIKLHFDFAYLKDGGTLEPCKLVPKIFAKSNTRIFLNYKLNSFREFYDRVELDFDNKTMIFDAVIFASGAYSKEIFSNLPLSVVRGQATWLKNKIKYKHPISSKAYITGAKDGIILLGATYDRNLIAEASREYDDININNFKEIFKADFSDLVIGNRVGYRSYSSDRFPIVGAYFNEEKYKNLYKSLQFDKHKPQVNSPRSRIFINTAHGSRGLSSAITSARLIASYFNNTPSGMFKRYEHALHPARFLIRDLKKGLVKD, from the coding sequence ATGAAAAAGGCGAATTGGATTTTAAAAAATGATGAGATTTTTTCTTTAGATTTTGATGATTTTTATTACAACATAAAAGAACCTTTAAAAGAAAGAAATGGAATTTATATAGATAATGCTTTTAGTAACGCATTTAATAAATTAACTATTTTAGAACTTGGTTTTGGATTGGGTTTAAATTTCTTTTTAAGCGCAAAAAGAGCTATTGATTTAGGCATAAAACTCCATTATGTAGCGATTGAAAATTATTACCAAAGTATTGATGATATAAGATATTTTTGTAATAAATTTGGTATAGAGTTAAATAATAATTTTATTAATGATTACCCACCTTGTAAAGATGGAATTTATAGAATAGAATTTGATGGCGTTGTTCTTGACTTGGTATTTCAAGATGTAAATATTGCTTTAAAAGATTTAGATTTTTTAGCTGATGTTGTATATGCTGATGGTTTTTCTCCTAATAAAAATAAAGAAATGTTTTCTAAAGAGACTTTAAAATATGTCAAAAAGCTATTAAAATTAACTGGTAAATTAGTTAGTTATAGTTCAAATTCTGATTTTAAAAAATCTTTAATTGAATTAGGATTTGAAATACACGATATTAATTTGGGAATAAAAAGAGAAAGCACTCTTGCTATATTAAAACATAAAGATTTGCAAGATGATATAGAAGGATATTTTCATAAAAACTATTTAGAAGTTAATAATATAGCAATTATTGGTGGTGGTATTGCAGGTGCTACAATAGCTTATGAACTATCAAAGTTAGGTAAAACTATTAGTGTATTTGAGCAAAGCCATACTTTAGCAAACGAAGGAAGTGGAAATAAAATAGGGTTATTAACAGCATTAATTCAAAATCCATCAAGTTTGTTAGGAGAATTTAGTCAGTTTTCGTTTTGGCATAGCTCAAAATTTTATAAAAAATTAGGCTATAACCTAGAAGGGATATTAGAGCACGCATATACTGATGAATTAAGAGAAAGATTTAAACTGCAAAAGGATAATCCATTAATTAAATTACATTTTGATTTTGCATATTTAAAAGATGGTGGGACATTAGAACCCTGTAAATTAGTTCCTAAAATTTTTGCAAAATCTAATACTAGGATATTTTTAAATTATAAACTAAATAGTTTTAGAGAATTTTATGATAGAGTTGAGCTTGATTTTGATAATAAGACTATGATTTTTGATGCTGTAATATTTGCTAGTGGTGCATATTCTAAAGAAATCTTTAGTAATTTACCATTATCAGTAGTAAGAGGTCAGGCAACTTGGCTAAAAAATAAAATTAAATATAAGCACCCAATTAGCTCAAAAGCTTATATAACTGGAGCAAAAGATGGGATTATTTTATTAGGTGCTACTTATGATAGAAACTTAATTGCTGAAGCAAGTAGAGAGTATGATGATATTAATATAAATAATTTTAAAGAAATTTTTAAAGCTGATTTTAGTGATTTGGTAATAGGTAATAGGGTTGGTTATAGAAGTTATTCTTCAGATAGATTTCCTATTGTTGGAGCTTATTTCAATGAAGAAAAATATAAAAATCTTTATAAATCTTTACAATTTGATAAACATAAACCGCAAGTAAATTCTCCAAGAAGTAGGATTTTTATAAATACAGCTCATGGTTCAAGGGGTTTATCTAGTGCGATAACATCTGCAAGATTAATTGCTAGTTATTTTAACAACACACCTAGTGGAATGTTTAAAAGATACGAACACGCACTTCATCCTGCTAGATTTTTAATAAGGGATTTAAAAAAAGGCTTAGTTAAAGATTAG
- a CDS encoding nitronate monooxygenase family protein: MSLPELKIRNFTLKVPVFQGGMGLGISWDKLAGNVSLNGALGIISSVGTGFYENRAHINKELNGKPYGSENFYSTKGLNAVITNARKICNDSPLGCNIMHASNEYERIVKDACNVGFNAIISGAGLPTNLPEFTKDFPDVALIPIVSSAKALKIICKRWTQRYDRLPDAVVLEGPLSGGHQGFTYEQCIDPNYQLEKLIPEVRAELNEWGDNIPLIAAGGIWNKNDILNAISLGANGVQMGTRFIGTYECDAALEFKQVLLDAKKEDIELLKSPVGYPARGIRTNLQKMIEEGTAPKISCIANCVAPCERGRGAKKVGYCIAERLYDAYSGKKESGLFFTGANGYRLNKLISVKELIEKLVNGEDE, encoded by the coding sequence ATGAGCTTACCAGAATTAAAAATAAGAAATTTTACATTAAAAGTGCCGGTATTTCAAGGAGGTATGGGACTTGGAATAAGTTGGGATAAATTAGCTGGTAATGTTAGTTTAAATGGAGCTTTAGGTATTATTAGTTCGGTTGGAACTGGGTTTTATGAAAATAGAGCACATATTAACAAAGAACTAAATGGCAAACCTTATGGAAGTGAGAATTTTTATTCTACAAAAGGACTTAATGCTGTAATTACTAATGCTAGAAAAATCTGCAATGACTCACCATTAGGCTGTAATATAATGCATGCGTCAAATGAATATGAAAGAATAGTAAAAGACGCTTGCAATGTCGGTTTTAATGCAATTATTAGTGGTGCAGGATTACCTACAAATTTGCCAGAATTTACTAAAGACTTTCCTGATGTTGCATTAATTCCTATTGTATCATCAGCAAAAGCTCTTAAAATAATTTGTAAAAGATGGACTCAAAGATACGATAGATTGCCTGATGCAGTTGTTCTTGAAGGGCCTTTAAGTGGTGGTCATCAAGGATTTACATACGAGCAATGTATAGACCCAAATTATCAATTAGAAAAATTAATTCCTGAAGTAAGAGCTGAACTTAATGAATGGGGAGATAATATTCCTTTAATTGCAGCTGGTGGAATTTGGAATAAAAATGACATTTTAAATGCTATTAGTTTAGGTGCAAATGGGGTTCAAATGGGAACAAGATTTATAGGAACTTATGAATGTGATGCTGCACTTGAATTTAAACAAGTATTATTAGATGCTAAAAAAGAAGATATAGAATTGCTAAAAAGTCCTGTTGGCTATCCTGCTCGTGGTATTAGAACAAACCTTCAAAAAATGATAGAAGAAGGCACTGCTCCTAAAATTTCTTGTATAGCAAATTGTGTTGCACCATGTGAGCGTGGTAGGGGCGCTAAAAAGGTAGGATATTGTATTGCCGAAAGACTTTATGATGCTTATAGTGGAAAAAAGGAAAGTGGATTATTTTTTACAGGTGCTAATGGATATAGATTAAATAAGTTAATTAGTGTTAAAGAGTTGATTGAAAAATTAGTTAATGGTGAAGATGAATAA